Below is a genomic region from Isosphaeraceae bacterium EP7.
GGTTGCGGGAGATCTGGCCGGAAACGCGAGGGCCTGGGAGAAGGTCGTCCGGCGAGTTGCGGCCCGTCAGATGCCGCCTGCGGGGGAAGTTCCGCTGTCCGAGCGGGCGTACGAGTCCTTCGTGGGAACGCTTTCCGGCGCGCTCGATCGCGCGGCAGCCGATCAGCCGGACCCCGGGCGGACCGGCACGTTCCGGCGGCTCAATCGGACTGAGTACCGGAATGCCGTTCGCGACTTGCTCGCGCTGGACATCGACGCCGAAGCATTGCTGCCGACTGACGAGTCGAGCCATGGGTTTGACAACGTGACGGTGGCCGACCTGTCGCCAACCCTGCTGGACCGCCTCATCACCGCCGCGCAGAAAATTAGCCGCCTGGCAGTCGGCGGGACGGGCCGATCCCCGGGAGGAGACACCTTCCGCATCAAGGCCGACCTGACCCAGGAAGAGCACATCGAGGGCCTGCCGATCGGCACTCGCGGCGGCGCCTTGATCGATTACACGTTCCCGCAGGGGGGCGAGTATGACGTGCAAATCCTCCTGGCGAGGGACCGCAATGAGCATGTCGAGGGGCTCCGAGAGCCGCATGATCTGGAGATCTTGCTGGATCGCGAGCGGATGGCTTCGTTCAGAGTGACGCCGCCCCGGTCGGATCGTGAGCACCAAGTTGTCGACGCCCAGCTGAAGGCACGCATCTCGGTGGGTGCCGGCCCACACATGCTCGGGGTGACATTCCTGAAATCACCCTCTTCACTCCTGGAGACAAAGCGTCAGCCGTACCAGGCCCACTACAATGCCCACCGGCATCCCAGGCTCAGCCCGGCGATCTTCCAGGTCTCGATCACCGGCCCTTACAACTCCAAAGGTCCGGGGGATACCCCAAGCCGACGCCGGATTTTCGTCGTCAGGCCCGAGAACGAGGGTGCGGAGGATGACTGCGCCAGCCAGATCCTGTCGACACACCTACGCCGGGCCTATCGGCGGCCGATCAACGCCGCCGACCTCAAGAAGCCGATGGAGTTGTTTCGGGAGGCACGCGCGGAGGGAGATTTCGACTCGGGGATCGAGACAGCTCTGAGCGCGATCCTCGTCAATCCTCAGTTTCTCTTCCGCATCGAGACAGATCCGCCCGGGGTCAATTCTGGCGCGGCGTATCGCGTCCCCGACGTCCAGCTCGCCTCTCGGCTGTCCTTCTTTCTCTGGAGCAGCATCCCCGACGACGAGCTGCTCGATCTGGCCGAGCGCGGGGAACTGGGGCAGGCTGACGTCCTTCGGGCCCAGGTCCTGCGAATGCTGCGCGATCCGCGCTCCCGGAGTCTCGTCGACAACTTCGCGGCGCAGTGGCTACACCTACGAAACCTCGATTCAATCACGCCGGACCTTCGCTTGTTCCCGGACTTCGACGAAAACCTCCGGATCGCCTTCCGGCGTGAGACCGAGGCTCTGTTCGAAGAGGTCATGCACGAGGATCGGAGCGTGCTCGAACTGCTCGACCCCGGCCACACGTACCTGAACGGACGCCTGGCCAAGCACTATGGCATCCCGCACGTCTACGGCAGCCAGTTCCGTCGCGTGGAGCTGGGCACTGATAGCAAGCGGGGAGGCCTGTTCCGCCAGGGGAGCGTGCTGACCGTGACGTCGTACGCCACACGTACTTCGCCCGTCATTCGCGGCAAATGGATCCTGGAGAACCTGCTCGGCACTCCACTCCCTCCCCAGCCCCCGGATGTTCCGGCTCTGAAGGACAACACCGTCTCTTCGTCGCTGGCGATCCGAGAGCGGCTGGCCGAGCATCGAGCGAACATTGCCTGCGCCAGCTGCCATGATGTGATGGACCCCGTCGGCTTCGCGCTCGAGAACTTCGATGCGGTCGGCCGATGGCGTGACATCGAAGAAGGCCGCCCGGTCGACGCGTCGGGGGGACTGCCGGACGGCAGCCGGTTCGACGGTGTGGCCGGGCTCGAACAGGCCATCATCGGGCGGCCCGATGTGTTCGTCGGCGCGCTGACGGAGAAGCTACTCACCTTCGCCCTGGGTCGGGGCGTGGAGCATTTCGACGCGCCGGCCGTCCGCAAGATCGTCCGCGACGCTCGGGCCAACGACCATCGGTTCTCGTCGCTAATCGTCGGGATCGTCTCCAGCACTCCGTTCAGGATGAGGAGGTCGGAATGATCGTCACGAAGAAGGCCCTGCCGCGCCGGACGTTCCTCCGTGGCCTGGGGACGACGCTCGCCCTCCCGCTCCTGGACGCGATGGTCCCCTCGATGACGGCCCTGGCCGCGACCTCGGCCGCGCCTGCCAGGCTCCGCCGGCTCGGTTACGTCTACATGCCCATGGGGTGCGACACCGCCCGCTGGACTCCCCCGGGCTCGGACACGCTCGACGAGTTGTCGCCGATTCTCAGCTCGCTGGGAACGCTGAAGCGGCACGTCACGGTGGTCTCGAACCTGGAGCTGCGCAACGCCTATCCGGGCACCCACGCCACCTCCAACGCCGCCTTCCTCAGCGCGGCGCGGGCGAAGCTGACCGAGAGTGCCGACTACTACCTCGGGACGACCGCCGACCAGATTGC
It encodes:
- a CDS encoding DUF1592 domain-containing protein gives rise to the protein MIRWGARIGLGILSLLMVGVAPTHGADRRSEVPPAPLGSPEDRESIRRFANFYCVSCHDGDEKAGGLDLVPMVAGDLAGNARAWEKVVRRVAARQMPPAGEVPLSERAYESFVGTLSGALDRAAADQPDPGRTGTFRRLNRTEYRNAVRDLLALDIDAEALLPTDESSHGFDNVTVADLSPTLLDRLITAAQKISRLAVGGTGRSPGGDTFRIKADLTQEEHIEGLPIGTRGGALIDYTFPQGGEYDVQILLARDRNEHVEGLREPHDLEILLDRERMASFRVTPPRSDREHQVVDAQLKARISVGAGPHMLGVTFLKSPSSLLETKRQPYQAHYNAHRHPRLSPAIFQVSITGPYNSKGPGDTPSRRRIFVVRPENEGAEDDCASQILSTHLRRAYRRPINAADLKKPMELFREARAEGDFDSGIETALSAILVNPQFLFRIETDPPGVNSGAAYRVPDVQLASRLSFFLWSSIPDDELLDLAERGELGQADVLRAQVLRMLRDPRSRSLVDNFAAQWLHLRNLDSITPDLRLFPDFDENLRIAFRRETEALFEEVMHEDRSVLELLDPGHTYLNGRLAKHYGIPHVYGSQFRRVELGTDSKRGGLFRQGSVLTVTSYATRTSPVIRGKWILENLLGTPLPPQPPDVPALKDNTVSSSLAIRERLAEHRANIACASCHDVMDPVGFALENFDAVGRWRDIEEGRPVDASGGLPDGSRFDGVAGLEQAIIGRPDVFVGALTEKLLTFALGRGVEHFDAPAVRKIVRDARANDHRFSSLIVGIVSSTPFRMRRSE